Proteins from a single region of Apium graveolens cultivar Ventura chromosome 7, ASM990537v1, whole genome shotgun sequence:
- the LOC141671457 gene encoding uncharacterized protein LOC141671457, producing the protein MYVRGTFPPPHGQGPETSVSTSQQLVPPQLPPPPYQQGDRTQNPQMMEKGPPFYPTPHQAYPRPYVNGHHVSAPSTGIPSSGQSYLIPLSRPPAPSQTQGHSTQMAHPFSGPQQNSQWTQNVQPVIPPLPPTFGRPPSGRSGPEMLLPPPPPRLQPPMLSQGQPLYRGFVPSPLPGPVQGLQHTPLTQPPPPTHTPYTHGPFGSIVHPVSQAPRKSSTGLLPPPLPPSPPPGPPPPPATSPPPTSSSSLSKRPPISPSSQSKSAAAQQHDVPQEDVQTSDAPAGSVQVDSLIDEVLSHSPADSNMDIEDEMIEIDENKRCSEIVDGKSVLVSSECEVEKELHEPNILANHTSPEESASQNTFSSDKSESADHREDVKRPNAAASADYEKVSTDLVKGTSAFKLLQDYASDDNSDSDHELCIKDIASAPVYPSGESAAACLESETGSDFMKNETTKNSSESERGFGLSSERGVSLDASMPSKSLDSLLVLQGPSKEVDATIIMKDNRPDYNRHANQLDMKSGTSDKDSEQKSNRGSHNRPAFDVEKTRKEDGKYDSASQLKVDEFGRLVRESDSGSDSDDLRHSRRHGKRGRIRSRSRSPYDRRRRSPQGRMRSRSRSPHDRRSPRRRRQKRSRSRSWSPKRQRSRSRSPIRHGVQYGSDRTRRDKVPSQACFDYQKGKCYRGASCRYSHSDSTKSDLSRGYRSKYQAVQLSPKKTGKSVHKNDEDKSQEMQLCRDLSGNILGASKDCSVDRKEIASARNFTDKDVELLISSVAESVRTREAVQVQVTERTRDDWVKSSIHESADSIYMEAGVTPNDANKLPPGSTCHGTETSMGQKLQANLVNQGLQKADHHPQPLDAPSTHDPETLPASEANLNRLSVPELSYLPHPATGSAEKSFSSETYSTQRLKFEEPSPKNSHQPSQFLPHPPPTSQATNAPPQMPRDYIMMPQSSRYQSLPNPPDNFTPYQASLSNQHASFSISGNSAWNSLPQPPRRQHDNESTVHVSSSYGLPSSQFQENQLPLRNDFPQMPVRPYSTEMHTYSQVGESHRQFYPPTQQPSQPLSHVEDNKSNALPTVSTTTQQFGGPSTVGNGGLSHGGQILSVEGSVRHQPISSSAGSSAGRIQSFGSSNLQSGEPLSSSSQRYSNLQQPLDAFQHPTDGNVSVIGKPGTTSNDISSYSSDYFQRNMPSHVPDFVGSRIPTYYNPYASTFEQPASLKVSSNAFSEVKGMPNNNTHGDPYSSSHVSADVRVVDIVDSKNVTCLTNSNQPVEKTLLNSTGDQYDPLFDSIEPSSNSFRTPNNDQKNEITDDSDINMKLSGSNKPLDFAENTKQKEAEAVAVMSSLDNDEYGETAEAEVGAVENGSPSDPVDEANIAEGETEIDQVNTSGRSKKGKDSRSMKLFKGALADFVKEVLKPSWRQGNMSKEAFKTIVKKTVDKVSGAMKSHQVPKSQTKIDHYIDSSQRKLTKLVMGYVDKYVKV; encoded by the exons ATGTATGTTCGTGGGACTTTTCCTCCTCCGCATGGGCAGGGTCCTGAGACATCAGTGTCTACTTCTCAGCAGCTTGTGCCGCCTCAACTACCGCCGCCTCCTTATCAGCAAGGAGATAGAACTCAAAACCCTCAAATGATGGAAAAAGGTCCTCCATTTTACCCAACTCCCCATCAGGCTTACCCGCGTCCCTATGTCAATGGCCATCATGTGTCTGCTCCATCAACTGGAATACCGAGCTCAGGACAATCTTACTTGATTCCTCTCTCGCGCCCACCAGCACCTTCACAAACCCAAGGGCATAGCACCCAAATGGCTCATCCCTTCTCAGGCCCCCAGCAGAATTCCCAATGGACTCAAAATGTGCAACCTGTTATACCACCTTTACCTCCTACTTTTGGACGTCCGCCCTCTGGCCGAAGTGGTCCAGAAATGTTACTCCCCCCTCCACCTCCTAGACTGCAGCCTCCCATGCTCTCACAAGGACAACCTCTGTATAGAGGCTTTGTTCCTTCTCCCCTACCTGGTCCAGTACAGGGGCTTCAGCATACCCCACTGACACAACCACCCCCACCCACTCACACACCTTATACACATGGTCCATTTGGGTCGATAGTGCATCCAGTTTCACAAGCTCCTCGCAAGTCATCTACTGGTCTCCTGCCTCCTCCACTTCCCCCGTCCCCTCCTCCTGGACCTCCACCCCCTCCAGCCACTTCACCACcaccaacttcttcatcttctcTGTCTAAGAGACCACCAATTTCTCCATCTTCTCAGTCTAAGAGTGCTGCTGCTCAGCAACATGATGTACCTCAGGAAGACGTGCAGACTAGTGATGCACCCGCGGGATCAGTTCAAGTTGACAGTTTAATTGATGAAGTCTTATCTCATTCACCTGCTGATTCTAACATGGATATAGAAG ATGAGATGATTGAGATTGATGAGAATAAAAGATGTTCTGAAATTGTGGATGGCAAGTCTGTTTTGGTATCTAGTGAATGTGAAGTGGAAAAAGAACTACACGAACCAAATATCCTTGCAAATCATACTTCACCCGAGGAATCTGCTTCCCAAAATACATTCTCTTCAGACAAGTCAGAATCTGCGGATCACAGAGAAG ATGTAAAACGGCCCAATGCAGCAGCAAGTGCTGATTATGAGAAAGTTTCGACTGATCTAGTCAAGGGTACTAGTGCTTTCAAGCTTTTACAAGATTATGCTTCTGATGATAATTCAGATAGTGATCATGAACTGTGTATTAAAGACATTGCTTCAGCACCAGTCTATCCTTCAGGTGAATCTGCCGCTGCATGTTTGGAGAGTGAGACAGGTTCTGATTTCATGAAAAATGAAACAACTAAAAATTCTTCAGAATCTGAAAGGGGTTTTGGGCTATCCTCTGAGCGTGGTGTATCTTTGGATGCTAGCATGCCTTCTAAATCATTGGATTCCTTGTTGGTGTTGCAAGGACCTTCTAAAGAAGTTGATGCAACTATAATCATGAAAGATAATAGACCTGATTATAATAGACATGCAAATCAACTTGACATGAAGAGTGGCACTTCTGACAAGGATTCTGAACAGAAGTCCAATAGAGGAAGTCATAATAGGCCAGCTTTTGATGTTGAGAAGACCCGAAAGGAAGACGGGAAGTATGATTCTGCTTCTCAGCTAAAAGTTGATGAGTTTGGAAGATTAGTTAGAGAAAGTGATAGTGGCAGTGACTCAGATGATTTGCGCCACAGTAGGAGGCATGGTAAAAGAGGTCGAATAAGGAGTCGCAGCCGATCTCCTTATGATAGAAGAAGAAGGAGCCCACAAGGTCGAATGAGGAGTCGCAGCCGATCTCCTCATGATAGAAGAAGCCCACGGAGAAGACGACAGAAGCGTAGTCGCTCACGCAG CTGGTCGCCAAAGAGACAAAGAAGCAGGAGcagatctccaattaggcacGGGGTTCAGTATGGCAGTGACAGAACAAGACGGGATAAAGTTCCTAGTCAAGCTTGCTTTGACTATCAAAAAGGTAAGTGTTACCGAGGGGCATCTTGTCGCTATTCACATAGTGACTCTACTAAGAGTGATCTCTCGAGGGGTTACAGAAGCAAGTATCAAGCCGTTCAACTTAGTCCAAAGAAAACTGGAAAATCAGTGCATAAGAATGATGAAGACAAGAGTCAAGAGATGCAGCTTTGTCGCGATCTGTCCGGAAACATTCTTGGTGCTTCAAAGGATTGCAGCGTTGATCGTAAAGAAATAGCGTCTGCAAGAAATTTTACTGACAAAGATGTTGAATTATTGATCTCTTCTGTTGCTGAATCTGTGAGAACTCGAGAAGCAGTTCAAGTTCAAGTAACTGAACGTACAAGGGACGATTGGGTGAAGTCTTCTATTCATGAATCTGCTGATAGTATTTACATGGAAGCAGGAGTAACCCCAAATGATGCCAATAAGTTACCTCCTGGTAGTACTTGTCATGGAACAGAGACATCTATGGGTCAAAAACTGCAAGCTAATCTTGTTAATCAAGGCCTTCAAAAAGCCGACCATCACCCTCAGCCTTTGGATGCCCCTTCTACTCATGATCCTGAAACCTTGCCAGCTTCGGAGGCCAACTTAAATCGTCTTTCTGTTCCTGAACTTTCTTATCTACCGCATCCTGCTACAGGTTCTGCGGAAAAGTCATTCTCATCTGAAACATATTCAACTCAGCGTCTCAAATTTGAGGAGCCATCACCGAAAAATTCCCATCAGCCTTCCCAATTTCTCCCACACCCTCCCCCAACTTCACAAGCTACGAATGCTCCGCCACAGATGCCTAGAGATTACATCATGATGCCTCAAAGTTCAAGATATCAATCCCTTCCTAATCCCCCAGAtaattttactccctatcaaGCTTCATTATCTAACCAACATGCCAGTTTCTCCATCTCAGGAAACTCCGCTTGGAATTCTTTACCGCAGCCCCCACGTCGGCAGCATGACAATGAGTCGACTGTACATGTGTCTTCTTCATATGGTTTACCTTCCTCGCAGTTTCAAGAAAATCAGTTGCCTTTAAGAAATGACTTTCCTCAGATGCCTGTTAGGCCATATTCTACAGAAATGCATACTTATTCACAGGTTGGTGAATCTCATCGACAATTCTACCCTCCAACACAACAGCCTAGTCAACCTTTATCGCACGTAGAAGATAATAAGTCGAATGCATTGCCTACTGTAAGCACCACAACTCAACAATTTGGAGGCCCCAGTACTGTGGGAAATGGTGGTTTAAGTCATGGCGGTCAAATTTTATCAGTTGAAGGTAGCGTGCGCCATCAGCCTATCTCTTCTTCAGCAGGATCTTCAGCTGGTAGAATTCAATCTTTTGGTAGTAGTAACCTACAATCTGGTGAACCTCTTTCCTCATCTTCTCAGAGGTATTCCAACTTGCAGCAGCCTTTGGATGCTTTTCAGCACCCTACAGATGGAAATGTCTCGGTGATTGGCAAGCCTGGGACGACAAGCAatgatatttcaagctatagttCAGATTATTTTCAGAGGAACATGCCATCTCATGTACCTGATTTTGTTGGATCGAGAATACCAACTTACTATAACCCCTATGCATCTACTTTCGAACAGCCTGCAAGTTTGAAAGTCAGCTCAAATGCTTTCAGTGAAGTCAAGGGCATGCCCAACAATAACACTCATGGCGATCCATATAGTTCGAGTCATGTTTCAGCAGATGTCCGTGTAGTCGACATTGTTGACTCTAAAAATGTGACTTGCCTCACAAATTCAAATCAGCCTGTAGAGAAGACATTACTCAACTCTACTGGCGATCAGTATGATCCACTCTTTGACAGCATCGAACCATCTTCAAACTCATTTAGGACTCCCAATAACGATCAAAAGAATGAAATAACTGATGATTCTGACATAAATATGAAGCTCAGTGGCTCAAACAAGCCACTGGATTTTGCGGAAAACACAAAGCAGAAGGAGGCTGAAGCTGTTGCCGTAATGTCGTCGCTGGACAATGATGAGTATGGCGAGACAGCAGAAGCTGAAGTGGGTGCTGTGGAAAATGGAAGCCCAAGTGATCCAGTTGATGAAGCCAACATAGCTGAAGGAGAGACTGAGATAGATCAGGTTAATACATCAGGAAGAAGCAAGAAAGGAAAGGATTCCAGATCAATGAAACTTTTTAAAGGTGCTCTTGCTGACTTTGTAAAGGAGGTTCTAAAGCCATCTTGGCGACAGGGCAATATGAGCAAGGAGGCTTTTAAAACCATCGTGAAGAAGACTGTAGATAAGGTGTCTGGAGCTATGAAAAGCCACCAAGTACCCAAGTCCCAGACAAAGATAGACCACTATATTGACTCTTCTCAGAGGAAATTAACCAAGCTTGTTATG GGCTATGTTGACAAGTATGTCAAAGTTTAA